The stretch of DNA ACTGAAAAAAGACACTTGAATTTCGATCTTCTTCTGAAAAAGGAAAGAATTCTTCTCCTTTATAAAGCCAAACCTTTATTTCATAAACAACATCCGGTTTTAATGGGACAAGCTTTCCATTCTCATTTTTTTTATCTACCTTAAAAGAACAGACTTCGTAATTACATGGATAGCCAAATTCCTCAGATCTGGGGAAGAATTGCAGAGTCGAAGAGCTGTCAAGAGGTAAATTTACGCCTTTTTCTTGAAGGTAGAGTGCATATCCATCAAAATCAAGATTTCCCATGTACATTCTCCAAAGAATTTTTATTGATTCATGACCACCTGATGCCATTTCTGATGATTGGAAATAAATGAGAAACTCTCCACTTGATTTTTTCGTCTTTAATGCATTTTTATGAAGGGTAGATATCTTCACATCCGAGAACAATTGCTCCGCAGAAATAACATTTGGTATGAAGAAAAGAAGAAAACTAAACCCTACAAGGACAATGAGTATCTTGTGAAACAAAGAAGAATATATTTTCATGGAGAGCAAAAAAATCTTGTTGGAATGGTATAAAAATCATGTGATTTATGCAATGTCTTAATATGTAATTCTCAGGAATTTTAGGGATTGCCGAAGAATTTTTTATTTGATGATTATCACACAAAAAGGTCGCCCGAGGACGGGCGACTCTTGATGAAGAGAAAATTGTGGGATTTGTCGTAAAATAAACACAAAGTACAAAAAAGAAAAACGTTTTGTACTTTGTGCTTTGTATTTTGTACTCTTCTTGCCTTTTCCTCTTATTTTATTTAGGATTTCTGAGCTTTTAAAAAATCCCATGCGCTTTCCTATCATCCCAGCTACAAAATTTTGGTTTCTTATTTCGGGCGTTACGCTGGCCGTAGGTCTTTATTTTGTCTTCGCCCCTGGATTTGGACTCCATCTCGGAATTGATTTTTCTGGAGGAAGTAAGATGTACTTGCCGTTCAGCGAAACTATTACCAAAACAGAATTTGATGAGATTTTTCGAGAAGCTCTTGGAAATGAGAAGGGGGAAGTTGTTGTAGAATCGGGAGATAAGGCGATAATTGTGAGGTCTCGAGACCTCTCGAATCAAGAAATTGAACAACTCAAAGTGAAACTCAAGGAGAAAGGAAAAACTCTTGAGGATGATGCTGTGCGTATTGAGACGGTAGGACCGACGCAAGGAAAAGTACAAACCGAACGTGGTTTTCTCGCAGTAGGAATTACGATGCTCGCAATTATTATGTTTATCGCACTAGCGTTCAGGCGAGTTCCTGAAGGGCTTTCTTCTTGGAAATTTGGCGTTTCTGCTGTTGTGGCACTTATCCATGACGTTTTTATCGTTATCGGAGCATTCGCGCTCCTCGGAAAATACTATGGAGTGGAAGTAGATACTCTTTTTATTACGGCACTTCTCACGGTCATGGGATTCTCGGTGCACGATACCATTGTGGTTTTCGACCGTCTTCGGGAAAATCTCAAAGGAACTTCTCTGAAGAATCTTGAAGAAACGGCTGAAAAGGCTGTGTGGCAAACAATGGCAAGATCAATAAATACTTCTGGCTCTACGCTCATCGTGCTTTTAACGCTCTTTTTCTCTCAAATTGAAGGAATTCACTTTTTCATTCTGGCGCTTGTTTTGGGAATTATCGTGGGAACATATTCGTCTATTTTCATTGCCACGCCAATGCTCGTAGCATGGTCGAAGAAATGAGCGTGCTTCGTGTCGCACTTAATGGCTATGGACGGATTGGAAGGAATCTTCACAGAATTCTCATCGGGAACACCAAAGTACAACTCGTTGCTATCAACAATCAACGTCTTGAAGCGCCTATGAGGGCGCATCTTCTCAAGTACGATTCTCTCCACGGAAAACTGGATGCTGAAATTTCCTATACCGAAAATTCTCTCATTGTAAATGGAGAAACTATTTTGCTTCTTGCTTTTTCGGACGCCAGAGAGGTTCCATGGAAAGAACTCGATATCGATGTTGTCGTATCCGCTACAGGACGAGCTCGAACAAAGGAAGAAGCTCAAAAATTTCTGGATGCTGGGGCAAAAAAAGTTTTAGTTTCTGCCCCCATGAAAGATGACACTCCCACATTTGTGTTTGGAGTGAATGATGAAGACATCACTGCGGATCTGACGATTATGAGCAACGCTTCATGCACGACGAATTCGATTGCTCCTCCTCTGAAGCTGATTGAGGAAACGTATGGTATTGAAAACGTTTTTGTGAGTTCTATTCATTCATTTACGAATTCCCAAAACCTTCTCGATAACATGGGAAAAGATTTGAGAAGAGCAAGAAGCGCCGTTCAAAATATTATTCCTACAACATCAGGTGCAATGCAGGCAACAGCAAAAGTTATTCCATCTCTTCAAGGAAGAATTGATGGGATTGCTTTTCGAATTCCTCTCGCAACTTCTTCTATTTCAGATGTTTGTGCGGTGCTCAAAAAAGATACCACAGCAGAAGAAGTGAATAATCTCTTCAGAAAGGCCGCTGCGGGAAAGATGAAAAATGTGCTCGAAGTTTGTGAAGAACCTCTTGTTTCCATTGATTTTAAAACAAATCCACATTCTGCAATTATTGACGCTCTTACGACAAAAGTCGTCGGAGGAAAATATCTCCAATTCCTTTCCTGGTATGATAATGAGTGGGGATACGCGAATCGATTGAAGGATTTTTTGGAGAAATTGGCAACGTTTAAAAAGTGGCGAAAATCAATGAAAAATGTAGAATGGAAAATGGAAAAATAAATTCTCATTTTAAATTTTCCCATGACCATCCCCTTCTTCCTCGAAACCTATCTCCGCGAAGTACAATGTGAACCAAACTTGATTCAGCTCATTTCTTATATTGCCCGAGCCGCAAAATATGTTCAGCATGCCATTCGGCATGAACATTTGGGAATTTCTGGAACAGTGAATGTGCAGGGAGAAGAGCAGCTTAAGCTTGATATTCTTTCGGATAATATTTTTTGTAAACATCTTGCGGAAAGTAATCTCGTCGCACAAATTAGCTCAGAAGAGCAGGAGGATGCAGTTGTTCTCATGGATAATTTGGGAGAATATTCGGTTGCATTTGATCCTCTGGATGGATCTTCACTTGTTGCGAGTAATTTAGCCGTGGGAAGTATTTTTGGAATTTTTCCAGGAAATGGATTTATTGGAATGACCGGACGACAAATGGTCGCAGCGGGATACATGCTCTATGGTCCTCGCACAACACTGTCTATTTCAATCGGAAAAGGTCTTGCTTCTTTTATGCTCAATGATTTAGGAGAATTTCAGAGTTTTTCTGAAGGAATACGAGTTGAGGAAACGGCGAAAATTTTTGCTCCGGGAAATTTGAGGGCTGTTACGGATCGTCCAAGCTATCAAAAACTCGTCACAAAATGGTCAGATGAAAAGTTTACTTTGAGATATTCGGGCGGAATGGTTCCCGACATTAATACTATTTTTTGCAAAGGAAATGGGATTTTTGCATATCCGTCTTCTGAAAAATATCCAAAAGGAAAACTCAGACTTCTCTACGAATGCGCTCCATTTGCATTTCTCATGGAACAAGCCGGAGGACTCGCGAAAACTGAAACTGGAGAAGATATTCTTGATCTTCCCATTCAAGATTTGCACGAAAGAACTTCTATACTTGTGGGAAGTAAAAAAACGGTGGAAGATGCGATCAATATGTTGAAATAATGATGAATATATGTTCAAATAAGTCCATGTTTTCACCACAAATAATATGCAAGAATCTCTGCCGGATATCTGTACGGAGAGAAACAAATTTGCTGTTATCACTTGCGAAAATGGTATTCGATTCAATGTATTCTTTGACCTCACGCGTTCATTGCTTATTTTGAAGTGGACAGATGGTACTCAAATAAACATGACTTTAGACGCTAATAATCTCGCGGAACTTCGCTCTGCGAAGACTGTGAGGGAATTCGAAGATGCGTTAAGTAAGTTTTTTCAGAAAAATCCACCTCAACGTGATATGGAGATACGAAACATAAGCGCAATACTCTTCGATTCTGTTGCCCCTTTTAAAAAATGAGAGATCTAATTTCCAATTAATCGATATATCGCTCTCGCTACTTCTCCTCTCGTAATTTCTTTTTTTGGTTCGAATTTCTCTCCAAAATCAAGAAGATTATGGTCTTTCGCGTACATTGCATATGGAGCAAACCACTGATCTCGAAGAACATCTTCAAATGGTTTTCTTCGAACTACAGGAAGCTCCACTCCAGCTGCCTCGAGAAGAACTTTGAAAAATTCCGCTTGAGTAATCGTATTTGCCGGTTTGAAGGTTTGATCTGGATATCCGCTCACAATCTTGTCTTCCGCTGCAGTAACGACATACGTGAGAAACCAATCTGTTGAATGCACATCCAAAAATGGACTTTGCCCGTTTTTGAGATTAATGTGCAGCCCTTCAATGAGGAGCTTTACGACTTCTGCTCTCACCAGTGTTTTCTCTGGATGAAATGTTCCGTCGGGATATCCAGACGCAATATTCAATTTTTTAAGATATGCAATTTCTTCGGCATATTCACTTCCCTGTTCTACATCAGCAAAAATTCTGCTTGTGTCCTGAGTGATTCGAGAAGATTCACCAAGAATAGCTCCTGCTTGGACTTTTATGCGTGCGGAATTTCCACTGGTGATGAGAACACTCACCTTTGCAACACCATTTTTAAAGTCAACTGAAGTGAGCTCATTTGGTTTCACGATCCCCTCGCCATTTGAAAGAGTGAGCCTTGCTGTTCCCACAAAGGAGCGAACACTCAATTTTTTGTTCGCGTCCAGAGTCGTGATAGTAGCCTCTTGTGGTACGCCGAGAACATACTTCCCATCGATATCAATGCCAAAATATGTGACTTCCGCAAAGCCAGCGATGATGGAAAATAGGAGAGGAGTCTCGTTTCCAATACTTACCTTCCCTTCCCCTACTGTCTCTGCAGTGTAGACAATTTCTGCTGTTCCTTCAGAAAAATTTTGTGCGAAAAGCGCCTGAGGACTTACGGTTCCATTCGTGGCAGTGACAATAATGGAATTGTCTGGAGTATAGCTTTTCTGAACATTTCCATCGGAATCTATTGCTGTAATTGTAATATGAACTTTCTCTCCAATTTCTAATTCATTTTTTTCTGGTGTAATCTGAAAATGATCAAAGTGTGGAAGTTTTACTTCTGGTGTTTCAGGATTCGTTTCTTGAGGCTTGGAAGAGAGAGGTTCTTCTCCTGCGTTTTGAACGGTAATTCCTACTGTCTCTTCCACCACGCCAGAACGAGCTTTCAGCTCAAGCCTTCCTGAATTTTTGGGCGTAAGACTGAGCCGTGCAATTCCATTCTCAAAATGAATACTTGAAACCTCAACATCGAGATCAGATGTTTTGAGAGAAAATTCATCTGTGAACGATTCAAATACGTTTCCATTCGTATCTATGGCTTTTATTTCAATGGGAATACTCTCCCCTGCTCTCACGAGCTCAGACAAAACGCGAATATCAAAATCATGAATTTTTCTTTCTGTTCCAGGGAATGAAGGGAGCGGTGTCCCTGAAGTTCCGGAAGGAACTGGTGATATTGCTCCTCCCTGCCTATTTTGCTGTACCCATTTCATGGGATGAGTCGTATATTTTCCCGCCTTTTCTCTTCCAAGACCATTATTGACGGCGTCAAAGAAAGAGAATCCGGCAGAGCTTGCTTCTGTAGCAGTGAATGGCCAGTAAATTCTGAAAGGAGCAATTGCACGATCTATTTGAAAATGGAGATGATTTGTTGATGCTGTCCCGGTTTTCCCTACTTCACCAATTTTTTGACCTTTTTGAATAATTTCACCAGATTGCACTATTACCTGAGAAAGGTGTGCGTATGCAATATAAATCGTTTCTATATCACCATTCACGGGCGCATTTGGGACTTCTAAAATGATGTATTTTCCGAACCCACCTTTATCTTCCGCGTTGGCTCTATCAACAATTCCGTTTGCAACCGCAAAAACGGGAGTCCCTTCGGGAGCACGAATATCAACGCCTAAATGCGATCCGACATTCTCTGTATGTTCTGATGTATAACTTCCCAAATACACAGTAGAATATGTTATTTTTGCATTTGCGGTATTCGCATCTGTGTTTAAACTTTGAAGCTCAGCAATATCATAATCCATGAGCGGCTGAAGTTCCCAAGGAGAATATGCAGAATAGGGTTTCGTGTTCTCTCCACCTGTAAGCGCCCAGTTCGGAACTTGTTGAATCGGCATTACTGTTCCATCAAATCGGAGAGACACATCGAGAATATTCGTTTTGAGACTCATTGCCCCCTCTCCGACGGCATAGAGCACAATCATGAGACCGAGCGTCAAAACAACAGATCCAAGAACTCCTTTTGCCCTGAGATATGTTTTTATACCCACAAAAAGCTGAGCGGGATACCTCAGCACAGAAGATTTTTCGCTTTTTGAACGAGCACGAAGCCGTGAATTTTCTTTTTTCTTTTTTCTCATTTTTTTTGTATGTTTGTATCAGTGGAAAATAATATGTCTTCGTGATATTATAGCAGGGATGATAATTTTTTGCAAATGAATTCCTTTCTTTCCTCAAATGCGGTCGCAACAGAAAAGGCTGGAAGAGAGCTCGGTCTGCGCGTTCATATCGCTCCAGAGTGGGGGAAAATTGTGCTTCTTTCTGGAGAACTCGGAACAGGGAAAACAACATTTTCCCGAGGATTTTTTGATGCTCTCGGTATTCCAAAAGAGGACATAAAAAGCCCGACATTCACGTATCTTGAGGAGTATAAGACGGAAAATAGGATCTGCATTCATGGCGATCTCTATAGGCTCAAAGACACTCCAAATTCTGCTCATATCCTTGAGAGCGAAATCGAAAAAATCGGAGAAAGGGGTGATATTCTCCTTCTCGAGTGGAGTGATCTTTTGGATGAGCGCATTTTGAATTTGTTCGAAGGAACATATATTTCTGTTCATTTTGCGCACGGGAATTCCGAATCAGAAAGAAATATTTCTCTGACATTTCACAATGCTCTCAATATTCCAAAAAATAAAATTCCCGGTCTTATGGAGGAATTTATGACTCCGCAGCATATTCAGAAACATATCGAAATGGTCACTCATGTCGCAACAATTCTCGGCAATAAACTTTTTCAGAGTGGTGTGCCTCTTGATATCGAACTTATAACAAATGGAGCTCTTTGTCATGACCTCCTCCGATATGTCGATTTTAAGGATTTGAATGATGTCTCTCGATTTCAAGAAGAAGTTACGGATGAAAAAATAGCACTTTGGAAAAGTGTTCGGCAAAAGTATGAAAAATTTCATCACGGAAGTGCGATGGCAGATGTTTTAAGATCTCGCGGATATTCTGCTACAGCGGATGTGGTGGAAGCGCATATGACGGGAATGATTTTTCGAGAAAAACCATTCACATGGGAAGAAAAAGTTGTGTATTATGCTGACAAGCGCGTTCTCCATGATGAAATTGTTTCGCTTAAGAAACGATTTGAAGACGGAAGGAAGAGATATGCGCACGAAGCCAGTCCGAATTTGGAAAAAAAAGTTTCCGATCTCGAGCAAGAAATTTTTGAGAATCTCGATATTGCTCCGGAAGAAATACGATAAAATTTTAAATGTAAAAGGTAAAATATAAAAATAAATTCTAATATTTAATGTTTAAACATTAAAAAATTATGATTTATTTTAAAATTTAAAATTCAAAATTTTCGACAAATTTACTTTTCACTTGCTCCTCGCTCTGTGCCTCAAAAAATTCTCCTCCTCGACGTCTCTCATCTCTTTTTTCGCGCTTTTTTCGCGATTCCACAGACCCTGACGAATGGAAATGGAGAAGCGATTAATGCTGTTTTTGGCGTGTCTTCAATGCTTCTCTCGCTTATTGAAACCGAACATCCGCAATATATTTTTGGAGCAAAAGATGAGAAAGAAAAAACAAAAAGACACGAACTCGTGCCCGAATACAAAGGTCACAGACCGGAAATGCCAGATGCGCTTGTGGGGCAACTTTCGAAAATTTTTGATATTTTTGACGCGTTTCAAATTCCCTTATTTTCTGAAGCAGGATATGAGGGCGATGATTTTCTTGCGACGATTTCAGAAAAATATCGAAAAAATGCTGAGTATGAAATTGGAATTGTGAGCGGCGACCATGATGCCTTTCAGCTAGTCGCGGATAATGTGGAAGTGTTTCTCCCGCAAAATGGCGGAAAACCCGCGCTCCATCTCGATCGAAATGGAATTTATGGAAAACTTGGTGTATATCCGGAACAGGTTGTTGATTACAAAGCTATGGTTGGCGATAGTTCCGACAATTTAAAAGGAATTGATGGAATTGGACCAAAAACCGCAGCGAAACTCCTTGCAGAATATCAAACACTCGAAAAAATTCTTGAGAATGCCGATCGCATTCCGGGAAAACTTGGCGAGAAATTGCAAATGGGAAAAGATATTGCGATTCTGACGAAAGAAATGGTGACACTTCATCGAAATCTTGAACTTCCGAATTTTGGTATTGAAAAAGGGAATGTAAAAAATATCGATCCCCATAAGCTCGAAACATTTTTTAGGATGTATAATTTCCATTCTCTCATCAATCGTCTCACCAAAGCTTTTAAAAAAGGTGAAAATTCAGCTGAGGAAAAAGAGGAAGAAGCGCTCTGGGGAGAGCTTGAGGCAGCGCAAAAAACAAAATTTTCGGGTGTGCGGAAAAAAGAACATGATGATCAAATGTCGATGTTTTGAATGTAGAGAAGCCCAAATTTGGTGTCTCTACCTGTGCAATACATCATTTTCCCAGTTTTCTGGATTCGCCAAAATGTATTCGGAAATACGGTGTAATTCGTTTTCATTCCGAATAATGCGATCATGAAATCGTGATTGCCAAGAAAAATTGGGTGCGATTTTTTTGCATTCAAATGTTGTGCGACCTTTATATCAACGAATGATGGTGGATAAATTTTTGTGCAACATGGGATTTTTATTTTTGGTTATTCCGCCATTGGTTTTTTTGGTGAACGTAATTCCCGTAGAGACGCGATTAATCGCGTCTCTACATCAACAATTCTGCATTTTGCATTTCCCCGCCTCCTCTTTCATCCTCGCAAAAATCGCATATGCTCCGTTCACACGAGAAGGTGAGAGAATATTCTTAAGTCCAGTTTTTTCAAACATCTCTGGAGAAAGTTCGAGAATTTCTTGTGGCGCTAAGCCTTCACATCCAAAAAGAAACAGTGCGAGAATTCCTTTGGGAATTTGCGCATCTGAATCTCCTCGAAAATACATTTTCCCATTTCGATATTCTGCTACGAGATAGGCATTTGAAGCACATCCATGAATTTTATTTTTTGAAGTTTTTTCATTTTCCGGAAATTCAGGAAGATCATCCGCAAGCGACAGCAGAAATTTTAATTTTTCCGTAGAATCTGGCATCGCTGAAAGTTCATCGAGAATGTTTTGCAGAGCAGGAATCATGGAGAGGAATAATTGCTCAAAAAGTATACCTGATGAAATTACGAATCACGAAAGACGAATTACGACGTTTGTCATTCGTAATTCGTAATTCGATAATTCGTAATTGTCTTCTACCCAACCCAATTCACCACATAATCGACGATATTCCAGGCAAGGAGCCCAACGATAAGTCCGATGACTGCGCCAATAATTGTTTTTTTCGCCTTCTGAATTTTCATCTCTTCTCCTGAAGCAGAAGCAAACATAATGCCGCCATAGATGAGCGCACCTGCAGAAACAAATACCGCAATCTGACCAATAAGTGTAATCACATCTCCAATAATGCTAAACAAATCTTTTCTTCCTCCTGCTCCAGGAAGACCAGTGATTTGACCATCGCAGTTGTAATCCACTTGGCTATTCGGCGGTTCTATCGCACCTGGGTGAATCTTGTTTCCCTTTATTTTCCCAAGTCCTGGAGCAACAACGCTCGGATCATCAACGTCGACAGTATCACACACTTCTTTCTCCCATCCCTTCATTCCGAGAATAGGTGACTCACATGTTGTTGTATCACTCGGATCGGGACAAGTATAATATCTATCTTGGTCATCATCTTTAGTTGCAGCGTACGCAGGAAGAGCCATCAGCCCGAGAAGCATGAAAGCAAGTGTAAACGTAAATATTTTTTTCATGTGAAGTGGGATTAGAATTTTCATAAGGAAAGACTACGAAAAAAGAAATAAAAATGCAAGATGAAGGACTTTACGCAGGCGATTTTTGCTCTTGAACCATATTCATAAATTCTTCAGGGTCAGGAGCATTAAGGATTGCTTGTTCTCTGGAAATAACTCCATTTTGAAAAAGATCAAAGAGATGTTCGTGGAAAGTCTGCATTCCGAGACCACGTTCACGCTCCATTGCCTTAGAAATTTTTTCTTCTCTCCTTTCCAAAATAAGCGTTTCAATTTCATCCGAGCGAAGACAGATTTCTACGGCAACAACTCTCCCCGAGAAATCTTGTTTCGGAATAAGTTTCTGAGACACAATTCCACGAAGAGAAATCGCGAGTTTCATTCTTGCCATATTCTGCAAATCCGGAGGAAAAACATTGATCACCCGAGAAATGGTAGAGGCAACATCATCGGAATGGAGCGTCGCAAAAACCAGATGTCCGGTTTCTGCCAAATCAAGGGCGATGGAAATCGATTCATAATCACTGAGTTCGCCAAGTGCCACAACGTTGACATCTTGCCGAAAGAGGTACCTCGCTGCATCTTTCAGACTTTCTACATGTGTTCCGACTTCTCGCTGAGAAATTACTGATTTTTTTGGCTGATGAATGACCTCGATCGGATTTTCAATCGTGATGATATTTACATTTCTGGTTTCATTAATATGGTGTAAAAGTGCTGCCATTGTTGTGGATTTTCCACTCCCATTTGGACCGGTAATGAGCACGAGACCTGAATGTTCATACGCAAGATTTTGAACCGCCTCCGGTAGACCGAGTTCGGGAATAGACTCAATATTATCGCTGAGAAGTCGAAACACAATCGACATTCCGTGGTATTCGACGTAAAAATTCACTCGAAATCGTCCGACATCTTCAAGCCAAGAGGAAAATTCAAAATCTTTTTTTTGCAAGAAGACTTCTATTTGCCTCTGAGAGAGAATCTCTTTCATGATATTTTCCATATCCTCATGCTTCAGCGGACTATATTTTTCTACCGCATACAGCCCTCCGTCGGATCCTCGAAGATATGGAGGATGTCCTTCGTAAAGATGCAGATCAGACGATCTGAGTTTTTTTTGTGCCTCGAAAAGTGTTTTGAGGTAGAGCATTTTTTTGTTTGTTTTCATGAAATTATATCATAAAAACGGCTTTATGAAAACAAGTTTTTTATTTTTCTACTCTGATGCCTCCACCACAGGAGTCCGACGAAAACATAGAAAAAAGTAAGACCAAATATTCCAAGAGAAAACGGAATATCAGAGTATGGAACTTCAGAACATACATGAATTATGGCGAGAGCTACGCGTAAGGTTTCGAATGCGCAGAATGCAAAAATCTTGCCAACAAAAGGAAAAATGCCGAGAAATGAAAAAAGCATAGCCACGGGGATACACGGAGCAATGAGAAGATTCGCAATGGGCGAGATGAGAGAAATACGGTGAAAATAAAATGCGATGAGTGGGGTTGCGATAATTTGCGCCGCCAATGTTGTTTCCAGCGATTCTCTGAGTCCAAACGTTCCCGGGAGTTTTTGAAAAATATCTTTCCAGAGAGGGCTAAAAGCAATAAGCCCCAAAACTGCCGCAACAGAAAGCTGAAAAGAAATATCAGAAAGAAGGAGAAATGGATTCCAGAGCACCATACAAAATATACTCCAGAGGAGAATGGAAAATGCTTTTTTTACAAATCCAAAATGGAGCACCAAAAGTGAAATTCCTCCCATAATTGCAGCGCGTACGACGGACGAAGAAGCCCCGGTGAGCAGAACAAAACTTGAAATAAAGAGCAGTGTGAGAAAAAGGTTTATCTTTTTTGGGAGAAATCGAAATATCCAAAATACAAACAAAATGAGAATGGTGATGTTAAATCCAGAAAGCGCGAGAACATGGGAAAGTCCGGTTTTCCGAAATTCTTCGACGAGCTCTTCAGGGAAACCCTGTTCACCACCAAGAAGAATCCCTATAGAAAAACTGGCTTCTGGCTCTGGGATTCTCTCTTTCAAAAGATTCTCGAGATATCTTCTCAGCTCAAAAAGTGTACGGAAAAAAATCGAGCCGTTTCCTCTGCTTCGTATTTCAAATGTTCCCCATGGCATATAGGAATATATACCGTTTTTTTCTAAAAATCTGGCATACGAAAAATCTTCCCATTCTGGAGGAATTTGTAATTTTCCAGAAATATGAAGCATATCGCCATAGAAGACCGGAGGATACTTGGAGATACTCACAAGAATATTCCCAGAAACGAGTCTCATTTCTTTTGTGTCTCGCAAA from Candidatus Peregrinibacteria bacterium encodes:
- a CDS encoding ComEC family competence protein gives rise to the protein MKRVHIFSCGILFFLLGVGIADFLRSPLFLLGILIFPCILIFRYISFRVLIFWIIFFLLGGIRIFIALPNISREDVAFFASPKETARSVEIQGIISEYPDERGEKTKIILHVTSLFLRDTKEMRLVSGNILVSISKYPPVFYGDMLHISGKLQIPPEWEDFSYARFLEKNGIYSYMPWGTFEIRSRGNGSIFFRTLFELRRYLENLLKERIPEPEASFSIGILLGGEQGFPEELVEEFRKTGLSHVLALSGFNITILILFVFWIFRFLPKKINLFLTLLFISSFVLLTGASSSVVRAAIMGGISLLVLHFGFVKKAFSILLWSIFCMVLWNPFLLLSDISFQLSVAAVLGLIAFSPLWKDIFQKLPGTFGLRESLETTLAAQIIATPLIAFYFHRISLISPIANLLIAPCIPVAMLFSFLGIFPFVGKIFAFCAFETLRVALAIIHVCSEVPYSDIPFSLGIFGLTFFYVFVGLLWWRHQSRKIKNLFS